A stretch of Nitrospirota bacterium DNA encodes these proteins:
- a CDS encoding nucleotidyl transferase AbiEii/AbiGii toxin family protein, producing the protein MKSIDDTLKIIRDITSAIPAKLDIVLIGGIAVILHGVERTTIDVDFSLYSDVIRDSGPSAFFDQLRAHLPKRFSARLMQGSKIPDDPLKHDIIVIDDNEGDYERIDLLIARYKWELEGIEQAVRLQGIPFPVLGKPHLVAMKLLATGYKDAHDVMTLMALMTDEERTKARELAQRMGREKKLDRLLSPPPEDEVREMPEEYI; encoded by the coding sequence ATGAAATCTATAGACGATACCTTAAAGATAATCCGCGACATTACGAGCGCAATCCCCGCCAAGCTTGACATCGTGCTTATCGGGGGGATCGCCGTCATCCTTCACGGCGTTGAGCGAACGACCATCGACGTTGACTTCAGCCTTTATTCCGACGTCATTCGCGATTCCGGTCCGTCTGCGTTCTTTGATCAGCTCAGAGCGCATCTTCCAAAACGATTTTCAGCGCGTCTGATGCAAGGCAGCAAAATCCCCGATGATCCGCTCAAGCACGATATCATTGTTATCGACGACAACGAAGGCGACTACGAACGGATCGACCTGCTCATAGCGCGCTATAAATGGGAGCTGGAAGGCATTGAACAAGCGGTCCGACTTCAGGGCATCCCTTTTCCCGTACTGGGCAAACCCCACCTCGTGGCCATGAAACTACTGGCCACGGGATACAAGGACGCCCACGATGTCATGACCCTCATGGCTCTCATGACAGACGAGGAAAGAACAAAGGCCCGGGAGCTTGCACAACGAATGGGAAGAGAAAAAAAACTGGACCGCCTGCTTTCACCGCCGCCGGAAGATGAAGTGCGGGAGATGCCCGAGGAATATATATAG
- the bamE gene encoding outer membrane protein assembly factor BamE has protein sequence MKNLLCISVICLSLLSGCVLHRKLFYSKAEMNEYNAKVMLSDQEKEREEFPSLKMNDIEIGMTKQQVIQIMGQPSSTSAINNKMYLNYNLHEWKGKEKTAYFVRFIDGKVESYGKTGDFDSTKVPESKTTVDVNIKNKDSK, from the coding sequence ATGAAAAATCTTTTGTGCATATCGGTTATTTGCTTGTCATTGCTTTCAGGGTGTGTGCTGCACAGAAAATTATTTTATTCAAAAGCCGAAATGAACGAATACAACGCGAAGGTAATGCTAAGTGATCAAGAAAAAGAACGTGAAGAATTTCCTTCACTTAAAATGAATGATATCGAAATCGGCATGACGAAACAACAGGTAATTCAGATTATGGGTCAGCCAAGTAGCACAAGCGCAATCAACAATAAAATGTATTTGAATTACAATTTGCACGAATGGAAAGGCAAAGAAAAAACCGCTTATTTTGTGAGATTTATTGACGGTAAAGTAGAATCATACGGTAAAACTGGTGATTTTGATTCCACGAAAGTTCCCGAAAGCAAAACGACAGTTGATGTTAACATAAAAAACAAAGACTCGAAGTAG
- a CDS encoding histidine phosphatase family protein produces the protein MPVRVYLMRHGEVANDGEKRYNGHIDIDITKKGFDQMHRLAGLLEGKNITAVFSSDLIRSTRGAAIISDRLGISYTPLPELRERSVGAWEGLTAEEIKAGFPEQYAAWRKDLLNYRPPGGECLVDVSARILPVFKRLVASHREQEIAMLLHGGVNRVILADTLGMEPLNLFRIDQSFGALNIIDCYDDGTAVVKLLNG, from the coding sequence ATGCCTGTCAGGGTTTACCTCATGCGCCACGGCGAAGTGGCGAACGACGGCGAGAAACGCTACAACGGTCATATTGATATCGACATCACGAAGAAGGGCTTCGACCAGATGCACCGGCTTGCGGGGCTGCTCGAAGGCAAAAATATCACCGCCGTCTTTTCGAGCGATCTCATCCGATCGACCAGAGGCGCCGCGATCATTTCTGATCGCCTCGGGATATCATACACTCCCCTTCCGGAACTCAGGGAACGGAGCGTTGGCGCATGGGAAGGGCTAACGGCCGAGGAAATCAAGGCCGGATTCCCGGAACAATATGCGGCCTGGCGGAAAGACCTGCTCAATTATCGCCCTCCTGGCGGAGAGTGTCTTGTTGACGTGAGCGCGCGGATACTGCCGGTGTTCAAACGGCTGGTCGCTTCCCATCGGGAGCAGGAGATCGCCATGCTTCTCCACGGCGGGGTGAACAGGGTCATTCTTGCCGATACGCTCGGCATGGAGCCGCTGAATCTTTTTCGGATAGACCAGTCCTTCGGCGCGCTCAATATCATCGACTGTTATGACGATGGCACGGCTGTTGTGAAACTGCTGAACGGGTAA
- a CDS encoding AI-2E family transporter yields the protein MKKEIEPNAGSIPPLPESDPSADKKTRVVRFEVSPKTMLHLILVLACLWLLIKLWPVFLVLVVALLIVGTISPAVSWLEARRVKRGLAIAIAYTLLFVFATLVLMLTIPTLVSQASALVEQEPVFRARLLNFLDRSNLTAPLATWLRDVKPDALSSAISATAFAFAMRILEIAAYGASAIFLALYIMIERDRLRGGLFAVVPRSHHIRLARVLMNLETIVGAYIRGQLLTCLLIAVFSFVLLVACGVPHALALAVFAGIADVLPYIGALLSIAPMVLVALARSPVIAVVVLMIMLAYEEFESRVLVPRIYGKTMRLPSSVVLFALLAGGTLMGISGALLALPVAATIMMLVEELRVELPGQQEQVADVIQRAVDERSEDEYERRTEGVPAEQAAAIAVEMSDDRRKVDSSPPKDADVSDSKGS from the coding sequence ATGAAAAAAGAAATCGAACCCAATGCGGGCAGCATTCCACCGCTCCCCGAGAGCGACCCCTCCGCGGACAAGAAAACTCGTGTGGTGCGCTTCGAGGTATCGCCCAAGACGATGCTCCACCTCATCCTCGTCTTGGCCTGCCTGTGGCTGCTGATAAAGCTTTGGCCGGTCTTCCTGGTGCTCGTCGTCGCCCTTCTCATCGTCGGGACGATAAGTCCGGCCGTCAGCTGGCTGGAGGCGCGGCGTGTCAAGCGCGGCCTTGCGATCGCCATCGCCTACACACTTCTCTTTGTCTTCGCTACCCTCGTCCTGATGCTGACGATCCCGACGCTGGTGTCGCAGGCCTCGGCGCTGGTCGAGCAGGAACCCGTGTTTCGCGCACGCCTTTTGAATTTTCTCGACCGTTCCAACCTGACCGCGCCGCTCGCCACCTGGCTGCGGGACGTCAAGCCCGACGCTCTCTCGAGTGCCATCAGCGCAACGGCCTTCGCCTTCGCGATGCGCATCTTGGAGATCGCCGCGTACGGCGCGAGCGCCATCTTTCTCGCGCTCTACATCATGATCGAACGCGACCGGCTTCGCGGCGGACTTTTCGCGGTCGTCCCCCGCTCGCACCATATCCGCCTCGCCCGCGTCCTGATGAATCTGGAGACGATCGTCGGCGCTTACATCCGCGGGCAGTTGCTCACATGCCTGCTCATTGCGGTCTTTTCGTTCGTCCTCCTGGTGGCGTGCGGCGTGCCGCACGCGCTGGCGCTTGCCGTGTTTGCGGGCATCGCGGATGTCCTGCCGTACATCGGCGCCTTACTCTCGATAGCACCGATGGTTCTTGTGGCGCTGGCGCGCAGCCCGGTCATCGCGGTAGTCGTCCTGATGATCATGCTCGCGTACGAGGAGTTCGAGAGCCGCGTGCTCGTTCCCCGCATTTACGGAAAGACGATGCGCCTTCCATCGTCCGTCGTGCTCTTCGCGCTCCTTGCGGGCGGGACGCTGATGGGGATCTCCGGCGCGCTCCTCGCGCTCCCTGTCGCAGCGACGATCATGATGCTCGTCGAGGAGCTTCGCGTCGAGCTGCCGGGTCAGCAGGAACAGGTCGCCGATGTGATACAGCGCGCCGTGGACGAGCGCTCGGAGGATGAGTACGAGCGCCGGACCGAGGGCGTGCCTGCGGAGCAGGCAGCTGCGATCGCCGTTGAGATGTCGGACGACCGGCGGAAGGTTGATAGCAGTCCGCCCAAGGATGCGGACGTGTCGGACTCGAAAGGCTCGTAG
- the thiS gene encoding sulfur carrier protein ThiS, which translates to MDITLNGEKRSVPDEITVSGLLEFLIIHKQRVAVERNEEIVKKDAYASTSINEGDRLEVVSFMQGGCAQARLEIAN; encoded by the coding sequence ATGGATATCACGTTGAACGGAGAAAAGCGGTCAGTGCCTGACGAAATCACCGTCTCCGGCCTACTGGAATTTCTCATAATCCATAAACAGCGGGTGGCGGTTGAACGGAACGAGGAAATCGTGAAGAAGGACGCATACGCGTCGACGAGCATCAATGAGGGCGACCGGCTGGAGGTCGTGAGTTTCATGCAGGGAGGGTGCGCGCAAGCGCGATTGGAAATTGCAAATTGA
- the rph gene encoding ribonuclease PH, producing MREDGRKADELRRLKITRNYIKTAEGSVLIEMGDTRVICTATVENSVPPFLRGKGTGWVTAEYAMLPRSSGQRIQRERSKVGGRTHEIQRLIGRSLRSVVDMKALGERSVLIDCDVIQADGGTRTASITGAYVALVDALRHMKKQGLIKAVPINDHLAAISVGIVDGKPLLDLCYTEDSSAEVDMNLVMTGRGKIVEVQGTAEGEPFSKAELTELLALGEKGIRALVKKQKEILA from the coding sequence GTGCGTGAAGACGGAAGAAAGGCGGACGAGCTCCGCAGGCTGAAGATCACCAGGAACTACATTAAGACGGCGGAGGGCTCGGTGCTGATCGAGATGGGCGACACCAGGGTCATCTGCACGGCCACGGTCGAGAACTCCGTTCCGCCCTTTTTGCGCGGCAAAGGCACGGGCTGGGTCACGGCGGAATACGCCATGCTTCCGCGCTCCTCGGGCCAGAGGATCCAGCGCGAGCGGAGCAAGGTGGGCGGCCGTACGCATGAGATCCAGCGGCTTATCGGCAGGTCCCTTCGCTCGGTGGTGGACATGAAGGCGCTCGGCGAACGGTCCGTGCTGATCGACTGCGACGTGATCCAGGCGGACGGCGGAACGCGCACCGCATCCATCACCGGGGCCTATGTCGCGCTCGTGGACGCGCTTCGCCATATGAAAAAGCAGGGGCTGATCAAGGCCGTGCCAATCAACGACCATCTTGCCGCGATCAGCGTCGGCATCGTGGACGGCAAACCCCTGCTCGACCTTTGCTACACTGAGGATTCATCGGCGGAAGTGGACATGAACCTGGTGATGACGGGCAGGGGAAAGATCGTTGAGGTGCAGGGCACTGCCGAGGGCGAACCGTTCTCCAAGGCGGAATTGACCGAGCTTCTCGCGCTCGGCGAAAAGGGCATTCGCGCGCTCGTAAAAAAGCAGAAAGAAATCCTTGCATGA
- the thiD gene encoding bifunctional hydroxymethylpyrimidine kinase/phosphomethylpyrimidine kinase, which yields MIKVLSIAGSDPSSGAGIQTDLKTFQTLGVFGMAVPTALTIQNSKGVSGTHAIKPKVLSEQIDALLSDIRPDAVKIGMILTRQNVEAVAAVLGTYRIKNLVIDPVLRSSSGKALLQPAALASFRKSLLPRAMIVTPNIPEAEVLAKMLIRNEADMDFAAGRILDMGPAYVLIKGGHADGPASDTLYGGKTVLTFSTMRRKGEFHGTGCVLSSAITVFIARGLPVEKAVEKAKQFVDKMLKNARPVGKGRTKYFQF from the coding sequence ATGATCAAAGTCCTCTCCATAGCGGGTTCCGACCCTTCCTCAGGCGCGGGTATCCAGACCGACCTGAAGACCTTTCAAACCCTCGGTGTTTTCGGCATGGCCGTTCCGACAGCCCTTACCATCCAGAACAGCAAGGGCGTATCAGGGACGCACGCCATCAAGCCAAAAGTATTGTCGGAACAGATCGACGCGCTATTGTCGGATATCAGGCCTGATGCGGTCAAGATTGGAATGATCCTGACCCGGCAGAATGTGGAAGCCGTGGCCGCTGTCCTCGGAACGTATCGCATCAAGAACCTCGTGATCGATCCCGTGCTGAGATCGAGTTCAGGCAAGGCGCTGCTCCAGCCCGCCGCGCTCGCTTCATTCAGGAAGTCCCTCCTCCCCCGGGCAATGATCGTGACACCCAATATCCCGGAGGCGGAAGTTCTCGCCAAGATGCTGATCAGAAATGAAGCGGACATGGATTTCGCCGCAGGAAGGATCCTCGACATGGGGCCGGCGTACGTGCTGATCAAGGGAGGGCATGCCGATGGTCCCGCGAGCGACACCTTATACGGCGGCAAGACCGTGCTGACCTTCTCCACAATGCGCCGAAAAGGAGAGTTTCACGGCACCGGATGCGTACTTTCCTCGGCAATAACCGTGTTCATAGCCCGGGGACTGCCTGTGGAAAAGGCTGTGGAAAAGGCGAAACAGTTTGTGGATAAGATGTTGAAAAACGCGAGGCCGGTGGGGAAGGGCAGGACGAAATATTTCCAGTTCTGA
- a CDS encoding thiazole synthase, with the protein MTDDKLIIAGIEFNSRLWVGTGKYKDFAETKKAIEVSGADVVTVSVRRVNIIDKSKENLLDYIDPKKYKILPNTAGCYTAKDAIRTAMLAAEAGITKLVKLEVIGDEKTLFPDNEATLEAAKVLVKEGLIVLPYMSDDPIMARKLVDIGCPAVMPLAAPIGSGLGIRNPYNLRIIMETVKVPMIVDAGVGTASDVALAMELGCDAVLLNTAIAGAKDPIAMAEAMKYGVLAGRLAFKAGRIPKKLYATASSPLEGMIGS; encoded by the coding sequence ATGACTGACGACAAACTTATTATTGCGGGTATTGAGTTCAACTCCCGGCTCTGGGTGGGCACGGGGAAATACAAGGACTTCGCTGAAACAAAAAAGGCCATCGAGGTCTCGGGCGCTGATGTGGTGACCGTGTCGGTCCGCCGGGTGAACATCATCGACAAGAGCAAGGAGAACCTGCTCGATTATATCGATCCGAAGAAGTACAAGATCCTTCCGAACACCGCCGGATGTTACACGGCAAAGGACGCGATCCGCACGGCCATGCTCGCGGCAGAGGCGGGGATCACGAAGCTCGTGAAGCTCGAGGTGATCGGCGACGAGAAGACCCTGTTCCCGGACAACGAGGCGACGCTCGAGGCGGCGAAGGTGCTGGTGAAAGAGGGGTTGATCGTGCTGCCGTATATGAGCGACGACCCGATCATGGCCAGGAAGCTCGTGGACATCGGCTGTCCCGCGGTCATGCCGCTTGCCGCGCCCATTGGTTCCGGTCTCGGCATCAGGAACCCGTACAACCTCCGGATCATCATGGAAACCGTGAAGGTGCCGATGATCGTTGACGCGGGTGTGGGTACGGCCTCCGATGTCGCGCTTGCCATGGAGCTGGGGTGCGACGCAGTGCTGCTGAACACGGCGATCGCCGGGGCAAAGGACCCGATCGCGATGGCCGAGGCCATGAAGTACGGCGTGCTTGCCGGCCGTCTCGCGTTCAAAGCAGGGAGAATTCCGAAGAAGCTTTATGCCACTGCCAGCAGTCCGCTGGAAGGGATGATCGGAAGCTAG
- a CDS encoding M23 family metallopeptidase, whose protein sequence is MKIVKNILLIIALVLSPLLVHAATVASPTVVIQPNKIGPGDIITVAVKNAVGPVEGTFNGKQLHFNLVNKTFKAFLGIDLNSEPGTYPLEVMSNGRKLLKNIRIVKKKYPVQRLTLPEDMVVLSPENEARTERDQKKTSAIWPVDSVRIWSGNFIDPLPGKKVGTPFGVRRIINKIPKSSHSGVDLTADEGEPVLAPNDGVAVLVDDLFYSGNSVVLDHGQGIYTMFFHLSKINIRHGQAVMKGDVIAFVGSTGRSTGAHLHWGVRMQGAKVDPLKLIKLKME, encoded by the coding sequence ATGAAGATAGTGAAGAACATATTACTTATAATCGCACTGGTTTTATCGCCCCTTCTCGTTCACGCAGCGACAGTCGCTTCGCCTACGGTCGTCATTCAGCCGAACAAGATCGGTCCCGGCGATATCATCACCGTGGCTGTCAAGAATGCTGTTGGTCCGGTGGAAGGCACGTTCAACGGCAAACAGCTCCATTTCAACCTGGTAAACAAAACGTTCAAAGCGTTTCTCGGCATTGACCTGAACAGCGAACCGGGGACGTATCCGCTTGAGGTCATGAGCAACGGCAGGAAGCTTCTCAAGAACATCAGGATCGTGAAGAAGAAGTACCCGGTCCAGCGGCTCACCTTGCCCGAGGACATGGTTGTCCTTTCTCCCGAGAACGAGGCGCGGACGGAGCGGGACCAGAAGAAGACATCCGCCATCTGGCCTGTCGATTCCGTCCGGATCTGGAGCGGGAACTTCATCGATCCCCTGCCCGGGAAAAAAGTCGGCACCCCGTTCGGCGTCAGAAGGATCATCAATAAAATTCCGAAGAGTTCTCACTCGGGAGTTGACCTCACGGCAGACGAGGGAGAGCCGGTGCTTGCGCCCAATGACGGGGTGGCGGTGCTTGTGGATGACCTGTTCTATTCCGGGAACAGCGTTGTTCTCGATCATGGGCAGGGGATTTATACCATGTTCTTTCATCTCTCGAAGATCAATATCCGGCATGGGCAGGCAGTCATGAAGGGTGACGTGATAGCTTTTGTCGGCTCTACCGGCCGCTCCACCGGCGCCCACCTGCACTGGGGCGTGCGCATGCAGGGCGCGAAGGTTGATCCGCTGAAGTTGATCAAGCTTAAAATGGAATAA
- a CDS encoding integron integrase yields MLPIPDEILKSYNALLAKKALPQEFRTDCRKWLRYFLDFRAKYRPPDSRSEQVRLYIEKLRSKGQSDRHLNDAAQAISLFFSSQPKATPSLVMRGSGEPPGTTAASSPASRKSDMSASTAVYQAAVVHAEGPASSAGATTETAAKSARPGRRYDEMRFRVKTASPEWDGIIEKLEAEIATRHYARKTLVTYANWTRKFQHFLKDKPPARLSPEEVKAYLTYLAVNCKVAASTQNQAFNAILFLYRHILKKDFGEHKDIPRAKRSNYIPVVLTRSEIDAVLKHLAKPQDLVVKLLYGCGLRIFECLKLRVQNFNFDEGILTIQDGKGKKSRTVPIPRTIMPELTAQMERITRLHDEDCAAGYAGVFLDDLLEKKYRNAPKEFIWQWFFPQASLTKVRETGELRRYHLHETDVQEALYGAVRKARLKKRVTCHTFRHSFATHLLQANYDIRTIQEMLGHADVRTTMIYTHCVPSKTMKERKSPLDF; encoded by the coding sequence ATGCTGCCAATTCCTGACGAGATTTTGAAGTCCTATAACGCGCTTCTGGCGAAGAAAGCTCTTCCCCAAGAATTCCGAACGGATTGCCGAAAATGGCTTCGTTATTTTCTCGACTTCCGGGCAAAGTATCGTCCGCCTGACTCACGGTCCGAGCAAGTCAGGCTGTATATCGAGAAGCTGCGGTCCAAAGGACAGTCGGATAGGCATCTGAATGATGCCGCGCAGGCGATCTCGCTTTTCTTTTCCTCGCAGCCCAAGGCTACGCCCTCTTTGGTAATGCGGGGTAGTGGGGAACCCCCCGGTACGACCGCTGCCTCTTCGCCGGCCTCACGAAAATCGGATATGTCGGCGAGCACTGCTGTCTATCAAGCTGCGGTTGTCCACGCGGAAGGACCGGCCTCCAGTGCTGGCGCAACAACGGAGACGGCTGCCAAGTCAGCCCGGCCCGGGCGGCGGTACGATGAGATGCGCTTTCGCGTGAAGACGGCCTCGCCGGAGTGGGATGGCATCATCGAAAAGCTTGAAGCGGAGATCGCGACGCGGCACTATGCGAGAAAAACGCTCGTTACCTACGCCAACTGGACCCGGAAGTTTCAGCACTTCCTGAAGGACAAACCGCCGGCGCGGTTATCGCCGGAGGAGGTAAAGGCCTATCTGACGTACCTTGCGGTGAATTGCAAAGTTGCTGCATCGACGCAAAACCAGGCGTTCAATGCGATCCTCTTTCTGTATCGGCATATTCTGAAGAAGGATTTCGGCGAGCACAAGGATATTCCGCGCGCAAAGCGGTCTAACTACATACCTGTGGTTCTGACGCGGAGCGAGATCGATGCGGTGCTCAAGCACCTTGCCAAGCCCCAGGATCTGGTTGTGAAACTTCTGTACGGGTGCGGTCTTCGGATCTTTGAATGTCTGAAACTGCGCGTACAGAACTTCAATTTTGACGAAGGGATTCTCACGATCCAGGACGGCAAGGGAAAAAAGTCGCGAACCGTTCCAATTCCGCGGACGATCATGCCGGAGCTGACAGCGCAGATGGAGCGCATAACGCGGCTTCACGACGAGGACTGTGCAGCGGGGTATGCCGGCGTGTTTCTCGACGACCTGCTAGAAAAGAAATACCGGAATGCCCCCAAGGAGTTCATCTGGCAGTGGTTCTTCCCGCAGGCGTCGCTGACAAAGGTTCGGGAAACGGGCGAGCTGCGGCGGTATCACCTGCATGAGACCGACGTGCAGGAGGCTCTCTACGGAGCGGTCCGGAAAGCGCGTCTGAAAAAACGCGTAACGTGCCACACCTTCCGCCATTCCTTTGCCACCCATCTTCTTCAGGCGAACTACGACATCCGCACGATCCAGGAAATGCTCGGTCATGCAGATGTCAGGACGACGATGATCTATACGCATTGCGTGCCGAGCAAGACCATGAAAGAGCGGAAGAGCCCGCTGGATTTTTAA
- a CDS encoding TMEM165/GDT1 family protein, producing MTAFLTSLAIVVLAEMGDKTQLLAMAFASRFRWQTVMWGVFVATAANHLLAVLVGNYLTNIVPLNTIKIAASASFIIFGLWTLRGDTLKGEDKRFNFGPFWTVAIAFFFAEMGDKTQLATVALAAEFNTIIPVWTGTTAGMMIADAIGIIAGIVLHKNIPEKQIKWFAALVFIAFGLWGLYEAVSNVVILKVQNIVIFS from the coding sequence ATGACGGCGTTTCTCACGTCGCTTGCGATCGTTGTCCTGGCCGAGATGGGCGACAAGACCCAGCTCCTGGCCATGGCCTTTGCCTCCCGGTTCAGGTGGCAGACGGTAATGTGGGGAGTGTTCGTCGCGACAGCGGCAAACCACCTGCTCGCCGTCCTTGTGGGAAATTATCTCACCAATATTGTTCCGCTCAATACCATCAAGATCGCGGCTTCGGCGTCCTTCATTATCTTCGGCCTCTGGACCCTCCGCGGCGATACGCTGAAGGGCGAGGACAAACGGTTCAACTTCGGCCCTTTCTGGACCGTCGCCATCGCGTTCTTTTTCGCCGAGATGGGGGACAAGACCCAGCTCGCTACCGTGGCGCTTGCCGCTGAGTTCAATACCATTATCCCGGTATGGACCGGCACCACCGCCGGGATGATGATCGCGGACGCGATCGGGATCATTGCCGGCATCGTGCTTCACAAGAACATCCCCGAAAAGCAGATCAAATGGTTTGCCGCGCTGGTGTTTATCGCCTTCGGCCTCTGGGGACTTTATGAGGCTGTGTCGAACGTGGTAATACTTAAGGTTCAAAATATCGTTATTTTCTCTTGA
- the thiC gene encoding phosphomethylpyrimidine synthase ThiC: protein MTQILEARKGNITPEMEAVARAEGVSVEHILTGILNGTIVITRNNRHTSITPLGIGKGLRTKVNANIGTSRDRMSIDDEIAKLKVAVSAGADAVMDLSTGGPIIEIRREILKQSTVSIGTVPIYQAAVETVAQGKSIVQMDPEVLFRVIEEQAEEGVDFVTVHCGVTIASVERLKRQGRIMDVVSRGGAFHLEWIVVNGLENPLYTQYDRLIEICKKYDMTLSLGDGMRPGCLADATDRAQIEELITLGELRDQAHEAGVQVMIEGPGHVPINQVETNIKIQKELCKGAPFYVLGPLVTDVAPGYDHITSAIGGAIAGAAGADFLCYVTPSEHLRLPDLEDVREGVIASRIAAHAADIAKGVKGAMDWDNEMARRRKALDWKGQIELSINPERARKLRESSLPKESDVCSMCGEFCSMKGVSKYLKKEDKSLKTGVRGQESDRVTQR, encoded by the coding sequence ATGACCCAGATACTCGAAGCGCGAAAAGGAAACATCACTCCCGAGATGGAGGCCGTGGCCAGGGCCGAGGGTGTGAGTGTTGAACATATCCTGACCGGTATACTCAACGGGACGATCGTCATCACCAGGAACAACCGGCATACGTCGATCACCCCGCTCGGGATCGGGAAGGGTCTCAGGACCAAGGTCAATGCGAACATCGGCACGTCCAGGGACCGGATGTCGATCGATGATGAGATCGCGAAGCTCAAGGTCGCGGTTTCAGCCGGGGCGGACGCGGTCATGGACCTCTCGACCGGCGGCCCGATCATCGAGATCCGCAGGGAGATCCTGAAGCAGTCAACGGTTTCCATCGGCACCGTGCCGATCTACCAGGCCGCTGTCGAGACCGTGGCCCAGGGCAAGTCGATCGTCCAGATGGACCCCGAGGTGTTGTTCCGCGTGATCGAAGAGCAGGCTGAAGAGGGCGTGGACTTCGTGACCGTGCACTGCGGCGTGACCATCGCGAGCGTGGAGCGGCTCAAGCGCCAGGGCAGGATCATGGACGTGGTGAGCCGCGGCGGCGCGTTCCATCTCGAATGGATCGTCGTGAATGGATTGGAAAATCCGCTCTATACGCAGTACGACCGCCTGATCGAGATCTGCAAGAAGTACGACATGACCCTTTCGCTCGGCGACGGCATGCGGCCGGGCTGTCTCGCCGATGCAACAGACCGGGCGCAGATCGAGGAGTTGATCACCCTCGGCGAATTGCGCGACCAGGCGCATGAGGCGGGCGTGCAGGTGATGATCGAGGGACCGGGCCATGTTCCGATCAACCAGGTTGAGACCAATATCAAAATTCAAAAAGAACTCTGCAAGGGCGCCCCGTTCTACGTGCTCGGCCCGCTCGTGACCGATGTGGCGCCGGGATACGACCACATCACCTCGGCCATCGGCGGCGCGATCGCCGGCGCGGCCGGCGCGGATTTTCTCTGCTATGTCACTCCTTCCGAACATCTGCGCCTGCCGGACCTGGAGGACGTGCGCGAAGGCGTGATCGCGTCGCGTATCGCGGCCCATGCCGCGGATATCGCAAAGGGCGTAAAGGGCGCGATGGACTGGGACAACGAGATGGCGCGTCGGCGCAAGGCCCTCGACTGGAAGGGGCAGATAGAACTTTCGATCAATCCTGAACGGGCGCGCAAACTGCGTGAGTCAAGCCTGCCGAAGGAATCCGACGTTTGCAGTATGTGCGGCGAGTTCTGCTCCATGAAGGGCGTGAGCAAGTACTTGAAGAAAGAGGACAAGAGCCTGAAGACAGGGGTCAGGGGTCAGGAGTCAGACAGAGTAACGCAACGATGA
- the thiE gene encoding thiamine phosphate synthase: MAVNFKLYLITDRKQVKMPLPAAVRLALEGGVRAIQLREKDLPIRELLALSQELRTITKEFGARLFINDRVDVAVAVNADGVHLGHESMPVEAVRKIVGKDMLIGVSTHNLAEAKAAEAGGADFITIGPIFDTPSKAKLGVPVGLSILKELKYELNIPFYALGGVKSGNMAQVFNAGATGVSMISAIMAEEDIKKASSKLIAAIAYIDKIICEYCAPR; this comes from the coding sequence TTGGCTGTTAATTTCAAACTTTATCTGATAACAGACCGGAAGCAGGTGAAGATGCCTCTGCCTGCCGCAGTCAGGCTTGCGCTTGAAGGCGGCGTACGGGCAATCCAGCTCAGGGAAAAAGACCTCCCGATAAGGGAATTGCTTGCCCTGTCACAGGAGCTGAGGACCATAACAAAAGAGTTTGGCGCGAGGCTGTTCATTAACGACCGCGTTGATGTGGCAGTCGCAGTCAATGCGGACGGAGTCCATCTCGGTCATGAAAGTATGCCTGTTGAAGCAGTTCGAAAGATAGTTGGTAAGGACATGCTTATCGGTGTATCCACCCATAATCTGGCGGAGGCAAAGGCTGCTGAGGCAGGCGGAGCGGATTTTATAACCATTGGACCCATATTCGATACCCCTTCAAAGGCTAAACTTGGGGTTCCGGTGGGGTTAAGCATTTTAAAAGAGCTTAAATATGAGTTAAATATCCCATTTTATGCCCTTGGCGGGGTAAAGAGTGGGAATATGGCGCAAGTTTTCAATGCAGGGGCAACAGGTGTTTCAATGATTTCAGCAATTATGGCTGAAGAAGATATCAAGAAAGCTTCAAGCAAACTCATCGCAGCAATAGCTTACATTGACAAAATCATTTGTGAATATTGTGCCCCACGCTGA